In Vitis vinifera cultivar Pinot Noir 40024 chromosome 11, ASM3070453v1, a genomic segment contains:
- the LOC100264554 gene encoding E3 ubiquitin-protein ligase At4g11680 isoform X1 — protein MAVSSQEPSCESQTDRYPLLMERPENYENHEHIVDIVSASDASSSSSSDEDSAHVSNPTHHENRPLTDAWVPISQSSPSSSDVSESRNSSIITRAHGPGRRRWSPFNSGLWISIEIVFTTSLIVASIVVLSLSRDEKPQTPLFAWVVGYAAGCAASLPILFWRYLRRNHDGEQGLNHMLQGSSQGSTTLESNSYITISLTRSAAEENLPDASTNTWNGHTMGASNARLSVLADYYKMALDCFFAVWFVVGNVWIFGGHSSFTAAPNLYRLCIVFLTFSCIGYAMPFILCAMICCCLPCIISILGHGDLSQVRGASAESINALPTYKFKLKKNGSGNSGEISSGVEGGVVGAGTEKERAISGEDAVCCICLTRYADDDELRELPCSHFFHSECVDKWLKINASCPLCKCEVGENTGSLPSSSNSSQQR, from the exons ATGGCTGTTTCTTCTCAAGAACCAAGTTGCGAGAGCCAAACTGACAGGTATCCTTTGCTCATGGAACGGCCAGAAAACTATGAGAATCATGAGCACATTGTTGACATAGTCAGTGCTAGTGATGCTTCCTCATCAAGCTCATCTGATGAAGATTCTGCTCATGTTTCAAATCCAACCCACCATGAAAATAGACCATTAACTGACGCTTGGGTCCCCATATCTCAATCTTCCCCATCTTCCTCCGATGTATCAGAGTCTAGGAATTCTTCAATCATAACCAGAGCTCATGGGCCAGGGCGTCGTCGCTGGAGTCCGTTTAATTCAGGGTTATGGATTTCCATTGAGATAGTTTTCACTACAAGCCTGATTGTTGCATCCATAGTAGTATTGTCCTTGTCAAGAGATGAGAAACCACAAACTCCGTTGTTTGCTTGGGTTGTGGGTTATGCAGCTGGATGTGCAGCAAGCCTTCCTATTCTTTTCTGGCGTTATCTTCGCCGCAACCATGATGGTGAGCAAGGTTTAAATCATATGCTTCAGGGTTCATCACAAGGAAGTACTACATTGGAATCTAATTCGTACATAACTATCTCATTGACCCGGTCTGCAGCAGAGGAAAATCTCCCAGATGCGTCTACAAACACTTGGAATGGTCATACTATGGGTGCTTCAAATGCTAG GCTCAGTGTATTAGCAGACTACTATAAGATGGCCCTGGATTGCTTCTTTGCTGTGTGGTTTGTGGTTGGTAATGTATGGATTTTTGGAGGACACTCCTCTTTTACCGCAGCTCCAAATTTGTACAG GTTATGTATTGTGTTTCTTACCTTTAGCTGTATTGGATACGCTATGCCTTTCATTCTATGTGCAATGATATGCTGCTGCTTGCCTTGTATAATTTCAATTCTTGGCCATGGGGATCTGAGCCAAGTTAGAGGAGCCAGTGCAGAATCTATTAATGCTTTACCAACCTACAAATTcaagttgaagaaaaatggAAGTGGCAACAGTGGAGAAATTAGTTCTGGAGTTGAAGGTGGGGTTGTGGGAGCGGGAACAGAAAAGGAGCGCGCTATCTCAGGGGAAGATGCT GTTTGTTGCATTTGCTTGACAAGATATGCAGATGATGATGAGCTGAGGGAGCTGCCTTGCTCTCATTTCTTCCATAGTGAGTGTGTGGATAAATGGCTGAAGATCAATGCATCCTGTCCCCTCTGCAAATGCGAGGTTGGTGAGAATACTGGGAGTTTGCCATCTTCATCAAACTCCTCCCAGCAACGATGA
- the LOC100264554 gene encoding E3 ubiquitin-protein ligase At4g11680 isoform X2, translating into MAVSSQEPSCESQTDRYPLLMERPENYENHEHIVDIVSASDASSSSSSDEDSAHVSNPTHHENRPLTDAWVPISQSSPSSSDVSESRNSSIITRAHGPGRRRWSPFNSGLWISIEIVFTTSLIVASIVVLSLSRDEKPQTPLFAWVVGYAAGCAASLPILFWRYLRRNHDAEENLPDASTNTWNGHTMGASNARLSVLADYYKMALDCFFAVWFVVGNVWIFGGHSSFTAAPNLYRLCIVFLTFSCIGYAMPFILCAMICCCLPCIISILGHGDLSQVRGASAESINALPTYKFKLKKNGSGNSGEISSGVEGGVVGAGTEKERAISGEDAVCCICLTRYADDDELRELPCSHFFHSECVDKWLKINASCPLCKCEVGENTGSLPSSSNSSQQR; encoded by the exons ATGGCTGTTTCTTCTCAAGAACCAAGTTGCGAGAGCCAAACTGACAGGTATCCTTTGCTCATGGAACGGCCAGAAAACTATGAGAATCATGAGCACATTGTTGACATAGTCAGTGCTAGTGATGCTTCCTCATCAAGCTCATCTGATGAAGATTCTGCTCATGTTTCAAATCCAACCCACCATGAAAATAGACCATTAACTGACGCTTGGGTCCCCATATCTCAATCTTCCCCATCTTCCTCCGATGTATCAGAGTCTAGGAATTCTTCAATCATAACCAGAGCTCATGGGCCAGGGCGTCGTCGCTGGAGTCCGTTTAATTCAGGGTTATGGATTTCCATTGAGATAGTTTTCACTACAAGCCTGATTGTTGCATCCATAGTAGTATTGTCCTTGTCAAGAGATGAGAAACCACAAACTCCGTTGTTTGCTTGGGTTGTGGGTTATGCAGCTGGATGTGCAGCAAGCCTTCCTATTCTTTTCTGGCGTTATCTTCGCCGCAACCATGATG CAGAGGAAAATCTCCCAGATGCGTCTACAAACACTTGGAATGGTCATACTATGGGTGCTTCAAATGCTAG GCTCAGTGTATTAGCAGACTACTATAAGATGGCCCTGGATTGCTTCTTTGCTGTGTGGTTTGTGGTTGGTAATGTATGGATTTTTGGAGGACACTCCTCTTTTACCGCAGCTCCAAATTTGTACAG GTTATGTATTGTGTTTCTTACCTTTAGCTGTATTGGATACGCTATGCCTTTCATTCTATGTGCAATGATATGCTGCTGCTTGCCTTGTATAATTTCAATTCTTGGCCATGGGGATCTGAGCCAAGTTAGAGGAGCCAGTGCAGAATCTATTAATGCTTTACCAACCTACAAATTcaagttgaagaaaaatggAAGTGGCAACAGTGGAGAAATTAGTTCTGGAGTTGAAGGTGGGGTTGTGGGAGCGGGAACAGAAAAGGAGCGCGCTATCTCAGGGGAAGATGCT GTTTGTTGCATTTGCTTGACAAGATATGCAGATGATGATGAGCTGAGGGAGCTGCCTTGCTCTCATTTCTTCCATAGTGAGTGTGTGGATAAATGGCTGAAGATCAATGCATCCTGTCCCCTCTGCAAATGCGAGGTTGGTGAGAATACTGGGAGTTTGCCATCTTCATCAAACTCCTCCCAGCAACGATGA
- the LOC100264554 gene encoding E3 ubiquitin-protein ligase At4g11680 isoform X3, translating into MAVSSQEPSCESQTDRYPLLMERPENYENHEHIVDIVSASDASSSSSSDEDSAHVSNPTHHENRPLTDAWVPISQSSPSSSDVSESRNSSIITRAHGPGRRRWSPFNSGLWISIEIVFTTSLIVASIVVLSLSRDEKPQTPLFAWVVGYAAGCAASLPILFWRYLRRNHDGEQGLNHMLQGSSQGSTTLESNSYITISLTRSAAEENLPDASTNTWNGHTMGASNARLSVLADYYKMALDCFFAVWFVVGNVWIFGGHSSFTAAPNLYRLCIVFLTFSCIGYAMPFILCAMICCCLPCIISILGHGDLSQVRGASAESINALPTYKFKLKKNGSGNSGEISSGVEGGVVGAGTEKERAISGEDAGLFLICAGLLHLLDKICR; encoded by the exons ATGGCTGTTTCTTCTCAAGAACCAAGTTGCGAGAGCCAAACTGACAGGTATCCTTTGCTCATGGAACGGCCAGAAAACTATGAGAATCATGAGCACATTGTTGACATAGTCAGTGCTAGTGATGCTTCCTCATCAAGCTCATCTGATGAAGATTCTGCTCATGTTTCAAATCCAACCCACCATGAAAATAGACCATTAACTGACGCTTGGGTCCCCATATCTCAATCTTCCCCATCTTCCTCCGATGTATCAGAGTCTAGGAATTCTTCAATCATAACCAGAGCTCATGGGCCAGGGCGTCGTCGCTGGAGTCCGTTTAATTCAGGGTTATGGATTTCCATTGAGATAGTTTTCACTACAAGCCTGATTGTTGCATCCATAGTAGTATTGTCCTTGTCAAGAGATGAGAAACCACAAACTCCGTTGTTTGCTTGGGTTGTGGGTTATGCAGCTGGATGTGCAGCAAGCCTTCCTATTCTTTTCTGGCGTTATCTTCGCCGCAACCATGATGGTGAGCAAGGTTTAAATCATATGCTTCAGGGTTCATCACAAGGAAGTACTACATTGGAATCTAATTCGTACATAACTATCTCATTGACCCGGTCTGCAGCAGAGGAAAATCTCCCAGATGCGTCTACAAACACTTGGAATGGTCATACTATGGGTGCTTCAAATGCTAG GCTCAGTGTATTAGCAGACTACTATAAGATGGCCCTGGATTGCTTCTTTGCTGTGTGGTTTGTGGTTGGTAATGTATGGATTTTTGGAGGACACTCCTCTTTTACCGCAGCTCCAAATTTGTACAG GTTATGTATTGTGTTTCTTACCTTTAGCTGTATTGGATACGCTATGCCTTTCATTCTATGTGCAATGATATGCTGCTGCTTGCCTTGTATAATTTCAATTCTTGGCCATGGGGATCTGAGCCAAGTTAGAGGAGCCAGTGCAGAATCTATTAATGCTTTACCAACCTACAAATTcaagttgaagaaaaatggAAGTGGCAACAGTGGAGAAATTAGTTCTGGAGTTGAAGGTGGGGTTGTGGGAGCGGGAACAGAAAAGGAGCGCGCTATCTCAGGGGAAGATGCT GGACTATTTTTAATCTGTGCAGGTTTGTTGCATTTGCTTGACAAGATATGCAGATGA
- the LOC104880680 gene encoding ornithine decarboxylase: MSASASLQLRLGATQLKNWDVHRVSGDGFTALIRSISQKQKDPSTRGVFDAAAQLKLPPMHVLDIGGGFQESPTFHEIAAVIKEAINDYFPSSETSEDLKIMAEPGRFFAETAFTLVSNIIGKRVRGEKREYWIDDGIYGSFNLPAYDKSSMMVKPLLGGSEWMNKAKFCSTVFGPMCDSMDMVLAESQLPELHMNDVLVFYNMGAYTASAGTRFNGFDISSISTFLT, from the exons ATGTCGGCCTCCGCCAGCCTCCAACTCCGATTAGGTGCAACCCAGCTCAAGAATTGGGACGTTCACCGAGTATCAGGAGATGGATTTACGGCTCTCATCCGATCAATTTCACAGAAACAAAAGGATC CTTCTACTAGGGGTGTGTTCGACGCAGCTGCCCAGCTGAAGCTGCCTCCAATGCATGTTCTCGACATTGGAGGAGGGTTCCAGGAAAGCCCAACGTTCCACGAAATTGCTGCAGTCATAAAGGAAGCCATCAATGATTATTTCCCAAGTTCTGAAACATCTGAAGATCTCAAGATAATGGCTGAGCCAGGGAGATTCTTTGCTGAAACTGCATTCACGCTGGTGTCTAATATAATTGGGAAACGGGTGAGAGGCGAGAAGAGAGAGTATTGGATTGATGATGGGATCTACGGATCCTTTAACCTTCCAGCATATGATAAGTCGTCCATGATGGTGAAACCGCTGCTTGGAGGATCAGAGTGGATGAATAAGGCTAAATTCTGTTCGACTGTGTTTGGACCAATGTGTGATTCCATGGACATGGTGCTGGCTGAATCTCAACTGCCGGAGCTGCATATGAATGATGTGCTGGTGTTCTATAACATGGGGGCATACACTGCCTCTGCTGGAACCAGATTCAATGGCTTTGACATATCATCAATTTCCACCTTCCTGACGTAG
- the LOC100249162 gene encoding ornithine decarboxylase, protein MSASASLQLRLGATQLKDWDVHRVSGDGFTALIRSISQKQKDREPFYILDLGAVVRLMDMWKQALPNVVPYYAVKCNCQPPLITALASLGANFDCASRAEIETVMALGVGAQQIVYANPCKGESHLKYAASVGVNLTTFDSMQEIDKIIMWHKKCDLLLRIKAPNDEKGSWRSLGSKFGALREEVVPLLQHANAAGLRVIGVSFHVGSKVNDPQVYRGAIASARGVFDAAAQLKLPPMHVLDIGGGFQESPTFHEIAAVIKEAINDYFPSSETSEDLKIMAEPGRFFAETAFTLVSNIIGKRVRGEKREYWIDDGIYGSFNLPAYDKSSMMVKPLLGGSEWMNKAKFSSTVFGPTCDSMDMVVAESQLPELHMNDVLVFYNMGAYTASAGTRFNGFDISSISTFLTYVYRQY, encoded by the coding sequence ATGTCGGCCTCCGCCAGCCTCCAACTCCGATTGGGTGCGACCCAGCTCAAGGATTGGGACGTTCACCGAGTATCAGGAGATGGATTTACGGCTCTCATCCGATCAATTTCACAGAAACAAAAGGATCGTGAGCCATTCTACATATTGGATTTGGGAGCTGTAGTGAGGCTCATGGACATGTGGAAACAAGCTCTTCCCAACGTGGTGCCATACTATGCTGTTAAATGCAATTGCCAACCTCCATTGATCACTGCGCTTGCCTCACTGGGCGCAAACTTCGACTGCGCAAGTCGTGCTGAGATTGAGACGGTGATGGCACTTGGAGTTGGTGCCCAACAGATTGTGTACGCCAATCCATGTAAGGGCGAGTCCCATCTAAAGTACGCAGCCAGTGTGGGGGTCAACCTCACCACCTTCGACTCCATGCAGGAGATTGATAAGATTATAATGTGGCATAAAAAATGCGACTTGCTGCTTCGAATCAAGGCTCCGAATGATGAGAAAGGTTCATGGCGTTCGCTTGGATCCAAATTCGGAGCACTGCGGGAGGAGGTGGTGCCACTTCTTCAGCACGCCAATGCAGCGGGGCTGAGGGTAATTGGGGTGTCATTCCACGTGGGGTCTAAAGTGAATGACCCCCAAGTGTACCGTGGAGCAATAGCTTCTGCTAGGGGTGTGTTCGACGCAGCTGCCCAGCTGAAGCTGCCTCCAATGCATGTTCTCGACATTGGAGGGGGGTTCCAGGAAAGCCCAACGTTCCACGAAATTGCTGCAGTCATAAAGGAAGCCATCAATGATTATTTCCCAAGTTCTGAAACATCTGAAGATCTCAAGATAATGGCTGAGCCAGGGAGATTCTTTGCTGAAACTGCATTCACGCTGGTGTCTAATATAATTGGGAAACGGGTGAGAGGCGAGAAGAGAGAGTATTGGATTGATGATGGGATCTACGGATCCTTTAACCTTCCAGCATATGATAAGTCGTCCATGATGGTGAAACCGCTGCTTGGAGGATCAGAGTGGATGAATAAGGCTAAATTCTCTTCGACTGTGTTTGGACCAACGTGTGATTCCATGGACATGGTGGTGGCTGAATCTCAACTGCCGGAGCTGCATATGAATGATGTGCTAGTGTTCTATAACATGGGGGCATACACTGCCTCTGCTGGAACCAGATTCAATGGCTTTGACATATCATCAATTTCCACCTTCCTGACGTACGTTTACAGgcaatattaa